The genomic DNA GATTTACCGCTGGCGGGGAGCCGACATAAGGAACATACTCGATTTCGAGAATGACTTTCCGGACGTCAAGGTCGTGAAGCTCGAGCAAAATTACCGCTCAACCGGGAACATCCTCGCGGCCGCCGGCAATGTCGTGGCCGGCAACCGTGGCAGGAAGGGAAAGGCCCTCTGGACGGAAAACCCGCCGGGGGAGCGGTTGATATGCCGGACACTGGACAACGAACGTGAAGAGGCGAGGTTCGTCTGCCGGGAGATCGAGCGCTTCGCCCGTTCAGGCTCTCTCAGGGACATCGCCGTCTTCTACCGCACCAACGCCCAGTCCCGTGTAGTAGAGGATGCGCTAGTGAGCGACGGTATCCCGTACCACATGGTAGGGGGCATGCGTTTTTATGAAAGGCTTGAGGTAAAGGATATCCTCGCCTATCTGCGTGCGCTGGACAACCCGTCGGATGAGATGGCGTTGAAGCGCATCATCAACACACCGCCTCGCGGAATCGGCCACGCTACCATCGACCGGGTGAGCGAACTGGCGTCGGAGCGCCGGATCAGCTTCCATGAGGCACTCCGAACTGCAGCCGACGGAGATCTTCTGACGGCGGGACCGCGAGGCCGCATATCCGGGTTCATGGAGCTTCTCGACAGGTTTCGGGCTCTCGTCGGGACGGTCCAGCTTTCGGAGCTGGCCGTCCGTATTATAGATGAGACCGGATATGCCCTGCGACTTCAGGGTGAGCGGAGCGACGAGGCGCAGGATCGGCTGGCCAATCTTGAGGAGCTGGTTTCAGCCCTGCAGGAGTTCGAGCGCATCAGCGAGGAGAAGACCCTCTCCGCATTCCTTGAGCAGGTTGCCCTGATTTCGGACCTGGAGCGGGACGGCACGGGGAGAGATTCGGTCACGCTCATGACTCTCCATTCCGCCAAGGGCCTGGAATTCCCCATAGTTTTCATGGTTGGCATGGAAGAGCGGATATTCCCGCACGTGCGGTGCCTGGACGATCAGGAGCAGATGGAGGAGGAACGCCGGCTCTGCTATGTAGGCATGACTCGGGCGCGGGAGAGGCTGTACCTCACCAGCGCCCGGCGACGTCACATCTTCGGGCAGGAGCAGCGGAACCTGCCTTCCCGTTTTCTGGGGGATATTCCCCGCGAGGTGATCGACCGGGAGGAGAGGGAGGAGTCATGGCGGGGAGACCTTCCGTGGGAAACTGCTGGTCAACGGTCTTCACACCACAACCTGGCGGCGGTATTCGAGGCTGAAGCGTTGCCGGACAACGAAGTGCACCTGGTGCCGGACGAGGAACCGGAGGAGGTGCGGCTCGGGATGAGGGTGAGGCACGGCAAGTTCGGTCCCGGGGTGATCAGGAAGATCGAAGGGCGGGGGGATGAGCAGAAGGTGATCGTCTGGTTCGATTCCGTGGGTCCTAAGAAGCTGCTTGTCAGGTTCGCCGGGCTTGAACTGGCGTGACTCGTTGTATTTTTACGGCTTTCATGCTACAAAAGCCGCGTTTCTTGAGTGAATAAGGAGTGCCGGATGAAGATCACCAAAAGAGATGTGGAGCATGTTGCGCGGCTGGCCCGGCTGGAACTCGCCGAAGAGGAGAAGGAAATTTTTACCGGCCAGATGGATGCTATCCTCGCGTACGTCGAGAAACTGAACGAACTCAACACTGAGGGAATCGTGCCGACAGCCCATGCGGTGCCGGTGGAGAATGCTTTCCGCGCGGACAGGGTGCATGAGGCGATAGGCGCTGACAATGCCCTTGCCAACGCACCTGACAGGGTGGAAGACTTCTTCCGGGTGCCAAAGGTTATCGAATAGCAGGTTTGGGTAAGGGTTAAGGTTGAGAAAACGAACCGGAGACATGTGAATGCAATTGCATGAACTGACGATACACGAGCTGCACGACAAGCTGCTGAAGAGGGAGGTCTCTTCGGTGGAGGCGACGACGGCGCTGCTGGAGCGGGTGATGTCGACCGAGCCGCGGGTAAATGCCTTCATAACCGTAACACCCGAAGAGGCAATGGAGGCGGCCCGTACAGCCGACAGGCGGATCGCCGCAGGGGAGGGGGACATTCTCACTGGAATCCCGGTGGCGCTCAAGGATATCTTCGTCACCGGCGGAATCCGCACCACCTGCGGCTCCCGAATACTGAAAGACTTTGTCCCTCCCTATGACGGAACTGCGGTGGCGCGCCTCAAGGAGCGCGGTGCGGTGCTGATCGGAAAGCTGAACCAGGACGAGTTTGCCATGGGTTCTTCTTCGGAATCTAGTGCCTTCGGCCCGACCCGAAATCCCTGGAACCTGGAATGCACTCCGGGGGGATCGTCCGGCGGATCTGCTGCCTGCATCGCAGCCGGCCAGGCGACGGCGGCTTTGGGAACCGACACCGGCGGATCTATCCGGCAGCCAGCTTCCCACTGCAGCTGTGTCGGGCTCAAGCCAACCTACGGCAGGGTTTCCCGCTACGGGGTCATAGCCTACGCATCCTCCCTCGATCAGGTCGGCCCCCTTACCCGCGACGTTACCGATTGCGCAATCATGTTAAACGCGGTTGCCGGCCACGATCCACTGGACTCTACGAGTGTCGACCTGCCGGTACCCGATTACCGAGCCGCCCTGACTGGAGAGGTGGCGGGGCTCAAGTTGGGACTTCCAAAAGAGTATTACCGGGAGGGGCTCGATCCGGATGTTAAGGAGGCCCTGGAGCGGGCCATCGAGGTGTTTCGCGGACTCGGCGCCGAGTTCGTAGATGTTTCCCTCCCTCACACCGATTACGCCGTTGCCACCTACTACCTCATAGCTACCGCCGAGGCGAGTTCGAATCTCGCCAGGTACGACGGCGTCCGGTTCGGGCACCGGAGCCCGGAAGCGCGCAATCTGCTGGAAATGTTCATGAAAAGCCGTGCCGAAGGGTTCGGTGCCGAGGTTAAGCGCCGTATCATGCTGGGTACCTATGCCCTCTCTTCCGGCTATTACGATGCATATTACCTGAAGGCCCAGAAGGTGCGCACACTCATCATGCACGATTTCCTGAAGGCGTTCGAGAAGGTGGACGTTCTGCTCACCCCTGTAGCGCCGACACCTGCATTTCGGCTCGGGGAAAAGTTGAACGATCCGCTCCAGATGTACCTGTCCGACATCTTCACCATCCCGGTTAACCTCGCCGGGACCTGCGGCATTTCTGTTCCCGCCGGGTTTAGCAAGGAGTCTCTCCCGATCGGGCTGCAGCTGATCGGCAGGCCTTTTGGTGAAGAAACGATATTGCGGGCTGCCCACGCATTCGAGCAGGCGACGGAGTGGCATATGCGAAAGGCGAACCTTTGATATTCCGGAGAAACTCATGAAATTCCAGCCAGTCATTGGTCTTGAGGTCCATGTCCAACTTCTGACTAATACGAAGATATTCTGCGGATGCTCGACAAAGTTCGGTGCTTCCCCCAATTCCCAGACCTGCCCTGTCTGCCTGGGGCTGCCGGGGGCTCTCCCGGTCCTCAACAAGAAGGTGGTGGAATTCGCCATCCGTGCCGGCCTCGCCACCAACTGCGCCATTTCCCAGCGGAGCATCTTTGCGCGGAAGAACTACTTCTATCCGGATCTGCCGAAGGGTTACCAGATCAGCCAGTTCGAGCTTCCCGTCTGCGTGGGTGGGCATCTTGACATCGAGTCCGACGGAGGCATCAAACGGATAGGGATTACTCGTATTCACATGGAGGAGGACGCAGGGAAGCTGGTCCATGCCGACGTCTCGGGGCTTGGCGACGGCTCCGGAGTGGACCTCAACCGTGCCTGCACACCTCTGCTGGAGATCGTGTCTGAACCGGACATCCGCTCCGCCGACGAAGCTGTGGCCTACCTGAAAAAGCTCCATCAGATCGTGGTGTACCTCGGGATCTGTGACGGCAACATGGAGGAAGGGAGCTTCCGCTGCGACGCCAACGTATCGGTCATGCCGGTGGGAAGCAGCACCTTCGGCACCCGTGCAGAGATCAAGAACGTCAACTCGTTCCGTTTCGTGAAGCAGGCCATCGAATATGAGATCGAGCGACAGATCGAGCTGATCGAGGAGGGGGGGAAGGTCGTCCAGGAGACCCGCCTCTTCGACCCTAACAGCGGCGTCACACGTTCCATGCGCGGCAAGGAGGAGGCACACGACTACCGGTATTTCCCGGACCCGGACCTTGTTCCGCTAGTGATTTCGGACGACTGGGTGGAGGATGTAAGGCTGTCCCTTCCTGAGCTTCCCGAAGCTCGGAAGGAAAGGTACACTGCGGTGTTGGGGCTCCCCGAGCAGGATGCGGAGGTGCTGACAGCGGCCCGCGAGACAGCGGATTATTTCGAGTCGTGTGTCACTGCGGGGTGCCAGCCAAAGGCCGCGGCAAATTGGATAATGGGGGAAGTGACTCGCAGTCTCAATGAGGAAGGGAAACCGATCACGGCCTGCCCCGTGACGCCGCAGCTCCTGGCTGCGCTTCTGCAGCTGATGGAAAAAGGAACCATCTCCGGCAAGATCGCCAAGACGGTCTTTGACGAGATGTGGAGCACGGGAAAAGATCCGGCGACAATCGTTGAGGAGAAGGGGCTAGTTCAGGTTTCGGATACCGGCGAGATCGAGAAGATAATCGACGACATCATGGCTGCCAATGCCGGCCAGGTGGATGAGTATCGCGGTGGCAAGGAAAAAGTGTTCGGCTTCTTCGTCGGACAGGTGATGCGCGCGTCGAAGGGTAAGGCGAATCCGGCGGTGGTTAACGAGCTCCTTTTGAAAAAACTCAAAGGCTAGAAATAATTGCCACGGAGACACGGAGACACAGAGAAGAAGCAGGTCACCCCTTATCCATCAACTTGTTATTTTCCGCGTCTCTGTGCCTCTGTGATGATGAGGTAATGAAACATGTCTTTTCGAACGATAGAGTGGCGCGACAACAAAGTGGTGATGATCGACCAGACCAGGCTTCCGGCAGAGGAAGTCTATAACGAATACGACGATTTCAAGGGGGTTGCCGAGGCGATCCGCGGAATGATCATACGTGGCGCACCCGCCATCGGTGTGGCAGCAGCCATGGGGGTAGCGCTCGGTGCACGGGAAATTATCGCCGACACCCATGAATCTTTCTTCAAGCAACTCGATAACGTGTGTGACGTGATAGGCCGCACCAGACCCACCGCCGTAAACCTCTTCTGGGCAATCGAGCGGATGAAGCGGGTCGCGCAGTCGAACCGCCATCTCGACATCAAGTCGATTCGTGAAGTTCTGAAGGCCGAGGCGATAAGGGTCGAGGAGGAAGATCTGGAAATCTGCCGTGCTATCGGGCGAAACGGAGCACCTGTTATCAAGGAAGGAGCTGCCGTCCTCACCCACTGCAATGCCGGCGGCCTTGCAACGGCAGGATACGGAACAGCACTGGGGGTAATACGCGCCGCTCATGAAGCGGGAAAAAATATCCGGGTCTTTGCCGACGAGACGAGACCCTGGCTGCAGGGTGCCCGCCTGACCGCGTGGGAGTTGATGAAGGATGGTATTCCCGTGACTCTCATCTCCGACAACATGGCAGGGTGGTTCATGAAAAAAGGAGAAATCGACTGCATCGTTGTGGGGGCCGACCGCATCGCCGCCAATGGGGATACGGCAAACAAGATAGGAACCTATTCCGTCGCGGTGCTGGCTAACGAAAACCGGATTCCCTTCTACGTGGCGGCACCTATCTCCACCCTTGATCTTTCACTCGATACGGGTGACGACATTCCTATCGAGGAGCGGAACTCACAGGAAGTGACCCACGTACAGGGGGTTCAGGTGGCGC from Geobacter sp. DSM 9736 includes the following:
- a CDS encoding ATP-dependent helicase gives rise to the protein MNLLQNLNPPQKEAVLHGEGPLLILAGAGSGKTRVIVHRIAWLILERGVPPWQILAVTFTNKAAGEMRERVQSLLGGGEIPLISTFHSACARILRRDIRHLGYDGNFAIYDDRDSERLLKEIVGSFGFDEKRYPAKSFAAAIDDCKNAGKIPGDLEGGSPFLDKLARVYTAYQERLRMCNALDFGDLVLLTVRLFETVPDVLARYREKFRWLLVDEYQDTNAIQYRLVKLLAGDRQNLCVVGDDDQSIYRWRGADIRNILDFENDFPDVKVVKLEQNYRSTGNILAAAGNVVAGNRGRKGKALWTENPPGERLICRTLDNEREEARFVCREIERFARSGSLRDIAVFYRTNAQSRVVEDALVSDGIPYHMVGGMRFYERLEVKDILAYLRALDNPSDEMALKRIINTPPRGIGHATIDRVSELASERRISFHEALRTAADGDLLTAGPRGRISGFMELLDRFRALVGTVQLSELAVRIIDETGYALRLQGERSDEAQDRLANLEELVSALQEFERISEEKTLSAFLEQVALISDLERDGTGRDSVTLMTLHSAKGLEFPIVFMVGMEERIFPHVRCLDDQEQMEEERRLCYVGMTRARERLYLTSARRRHIFGQEQRNLPSRFLGDIPREVIDREEREESWRGDLPWETAGQRSSHHNLAAVFEAEALPDNEVHLVPDEEPEEVRLGMRVRHGKFGPGVIRKIEGRGDEQKVIVWFDSVGPKKLLVRFAGLELA
- the gatC gene encoding Asp-tRNA(Asn)/Glu-tRNA(Gln) amidotransferase subunit GatC is translated as MKITKRDVEHVARLARLELAEEEKEIFTGQMDAILAYVEKLNELNTEGIVPTAHAVPVENAFRADRVHEAIGADNALANAPDRVEDFFRVPKVIE
- the gatA gene encoding Asp-tRNA(Asn)/Glu-tRNA(Gln) amidotransferase subunit GatA, which produces MQLHELTIHELHDKLLKREVSSVEATTALLERVMSTEPRVNAFITVTPEEAMEAARTADRRIAAGEGDILTGIPVALKDIFVTGGIRTTCGSRILKDFVPPYDGTAVARLKERGAVLIGKLNQDEFAMGSSSESSAFGPTRNPWNLECTPGGSSGGSAACIAAGQATAALGTDTGGSIRQPASHCSCVGLKPTYGRVSRYGVIAYASSLDQVGPLTRDVTDCAIMLNAVAGHDPLDSTSVDLPVPDYRAALTGEVAGLKLGLPKEYYREGLDPDVKEALERAIEVFRGLGAEFVDVSLPHTDYAVATYYLIATAEASSNLARYDGVRFGHRSPEARNLLEMFMKSRAEGFGAEVKRRIMLGTYALSSGYYDAYYLKAQKVRTLIMHDFLKAFEKVDVLLTPVAPTPAFRLGEKLNDPLQMYLSDIFTIPVNLAGTCGISVPAGFSKESLPIGLQLIGRPFGEETILRAAHAFEQATEWHMRKANL
- the gatB gene encoding Asp-tRNA(Asn)/Glu-tRNA(Gln) amidotransferase subunit GatB, producing the protein MPEKLMKFQPVIGLEVHVQLLTNTKIFCGCSTKFGASPNSQTCPVCLGLPGALPVLNKKVVEFAIRAGLATNCAISQRSIFARKNYFYPDLPKGYQISQFELPVCVGGHLDIESDGGIKRIGITRIHMEEDAGKLVHADVSGLGDGSGVDLNRACTPLLEIVSEPDIRSADEAVAYLKKLHQIVVYLGICDGNMEEGSFRCDANVSVMPVGSSTFGTRAEIKNVNSFRFVKQAIEYEIERQIELIEEGGKVVQETRLFDPNSGVTRSMRGKEEAHDYRYFPDPDLVPLVISDDWVEDVRLSLPELPEARKERYTAVLGLPEQDAEVLTAARETADYFESCVTAGCQPKAAANWIMGEVTRSLNEEGKPITACPVTPQLLAALLQLMEKGTISGKIAKTVFDEMWSTGKDPATIVEEKGLVQVSDTGEIEKIIDDIMAANAGQVDEYRGGKEKVFGFFVGQVMRASKGKANPAVVNELLLKKLKG
- the mtnA gene encoding S-methyl-5-thioribose-1-phosphate isomerase, whose product is MSFRTIEWRDNKVVMIDQTRLPAEEVYNEYDDFKGVAEAIRGMIIRGAPAIGVAAAMGVALGAREIIADTHESFFKQLDNVCDVIGRTRPTAVNLFWAIERMKRVAQSNRHLDIKSIREVLKAEAIRVEEEDLEICRAIGRNGAPVIKEGAAVLTHCNAGGLATAGYGTALGVIRAAHEAGKNIRVFADETRPWLQGARLTAWELMKDGIPVTLISDNMAGWFMKKGEIDCIVVGADRIAANGDTANKIGTYSVAVLANENRIPFYVAAPISTLDLSLDTGDDIPIEERNSQEVTHVQGVQVAPDGVRVRNPAFDVTPARYIAGIITEKGIVRGDYRRELQALVGE